One genomic window of Streptomyces spiramyceticus includes the following:
- a CDS encoding condensation domain-containing protein has translation MTAPDHIDTLLVRLEALDVRLLATPGGALRYDAPRHALTDDLLAELRVHKAELIARISDMTYEVTDRAPVSDQQARMIAGHYSVPHAEVWNIPTRIRFSGALDPDALRAALAELIGRHHGLRTRFVQQADGAWWQEVVAPPPLDLPVEDLTHLPAAAERRKHGEELCHEAAAASFDLTRPVLPRLRLIRTEEDEWALMFVLHHICVDGWSLSLLLAEIAELYAAYAAGTAHTLSAPASQSTDYARWQRAQDDPATEARRAAHCAAYLDGVPAALDVPTALPRPEKLSGRGGTIRGLASGELRAAVEGFAAARHTTPFAVAAAALGVFLARLSGERDILLAVPYANREATAFESLVAMTSTAIMVRVRPDPDESCAALVTRTGTGAMEAMANVLPTARIMQAMRDAGATDVPDRVPYVLAFQNSVDTDIEIPYLGVEVDDLAPPLARSELCFGLAPRRDPATGYRTFLEYSADLWDAEAAEALLTEYTTLLSELCSRPEEPVGPLLQANGKARTA, from the coding sequence GTGACCGCACCCGACCACATCGACACACTGCTCGTCCGGCTGGAAGCGCTCGACGTGCGGCTGCTGGCGACGCCAGGGGGCGCACTGCGCTACGACGCGCCCCGGCACGCGCTCACCGACGACCTCCTCGCCGAACTGCGCGTACACAAGGCCGAGTTGATCGCCAGGATCTCCGACATGACGTACGAGGTGACCGACCGGGCCCCGGTGAGCGACCAGCAGGCCCGCATGATCGCCGGCCACTATTCCGTACCGCACGCCGAGGTCTGGAACATACCGACCCGGATCCGCTTCAGCGGCGCCCTGGACCCGGACGCGCTCCGGGCGGCCCTGGCCGAGCTGATCGGCCGCCACCACGGCCTGCGCACGCGCTTCGTGCAGCAAGCCGACGGCGCCTGGTGGCAGGAGGTCGTCGCACCTCCGCCGCTCGACCTGCCGGTCGAGGATCTCACGCACCTCCCGGCCGCCGCCGAACGCCGCAAACACGGCGAGGAGTTGTGCCACGAGGCAGCCGCAGCGAGCTTCGACCTCACCCGCCCCGTCCTGCCCCGCCTCCGCCTGATCCGGACCGAGGAGGACGAGTGGGCGCTGATGTTCGTACTGCACCACATCTGTGTGGATGGCTGGTCCCTGTCCTTGCTCCTCGCGGAAATCGCCGAGCTGTACGCCGCGTACGCCGCAGGCACCGCCCACACCCTCTCCGCCCCCGCGTCCCAGTCCACCGACTATGCACGCTGGCAGCGCGCGCAGGACGACCCGGCCACCGAGGCCCGCAGGGCCGCGCACTGCGCGGCGTACCTGGACGGCGTACCGGCCGCCCTCGACGTGCCCACCGCACTCCCGAGACCCGAAAAGCTCAGCGGACGCGGCGGTACGATCCGGGGCCTGGCGTCCGGTGAACTCCGCGCCGCCGTGGAAGGGTTCGCCGCAGCCCGGCACACCACACCCTTCGCCGTGGCCGCCGCCGCCCTCGGCGTCTTCCTGGCCAGGCTCTCGGGCGAGCGGGACATCCTCCTCGCCGTTCCCTACGCCAACCGCGAGGCCACCGCCTTCGAATCCCTGGTCGCCATGACATCGACGGCGATCATGGTCCGTGTACGCCCCGATCCGGACGAGAGCTGCGCCGCCCTGGTCACCCGCACCGGCACCGGCGCGATGGAAGCCATGGCCAATGTGCTGCCCACGGCACGGATCATGCAGGCGATGCGGGACGCGGGCGCGACCGACGTCCCCGACCGCGTCCCGTACGTCCTCGCCTTCCAGAACTCCGTCGACACCGACATCGAGATCCCGTATCTCGGCGTCGAGGTGGACGACCTGGCGCCGCCGCTCGCCCGCAGCGAACTCTGCTTCGGCCTGGCACCGCGCAGGGACCCCGCGACGGGCTACCGGACGTTCCTCGAATACTCCGCCGACCTGTGGGACGCGGAAGCCGCCGAGGCACTGCTCACCGAATACACCACCCTCCTGAGCGAGCTGTGCTCCCGGCCCGAAGAGCCGGTCGGACCTCTGCTGCAGGCCAACGGAAAGGCACGGACCGCATGA
- a CDS encoding M18 family aminopeptidase, with amino-acid sequence MTLTHDRSHSDDLISFIRASPSPYHAVASAAQRLEKAGFRELAETDSWSGESGGCYVVRGGALIAWYVPEGASAHTPFRIVGAHTDSPNLRVKPSPDTSSVGWRQVAVEVYGGVPLNTWLDRDLGISGRVTMRDGTNRLVCIDLPLLRVPQLAIHLDRTVNEGLALDRQRHTAPIWGLGGAEQGALLSRVAEEADADFYEILGWDLMFHDVQAPAYLGADEEFLVSSRLDNLVSVHAGVTALAAATGRESAYVPVLAAFDHEEVGSASESGAQSPLLERVLNRSVAARGGTQEDRERAFAGSFCVSADMTHAVHPNYPERHDQDHRPLPNGGPVVKVNVNQRYATDGQGIAVIAAACERAGTPWQSFVSNNAMPCGTSIGPLTAARTGIPTVDVGVPGLSMHSARELCGTQDPWLLAQVLTEFVTAG; translated from the coding sequence ATGACGCTGACCCACGACCGGAGTCACAGCGACGACCTGATCTCCTTCATCCGCGCCAGCCCGTCCCCGTACCACGCGGTGGCGAGCGCGGCCCAGCGGCTGGAGAAGGCCGGTTTCCGGGAGCTGGCCGAGACCGACAGCTGGTCCGGTGAGAGCGGCGGCTGTTACGTCGTACGCGGCGGCGCCCTCATCGCCTGGTACGTCCCCGAGGGCGCATCCGCGCACACCCCCTTCCGGATCGTCGGAGCACACACCGACTCGCCGAACCTCCGCGTCAAGCCCTCGCCCGACACCAGCTCGGTGGGCTGGCGGCAGGTCGCCGTCGAGGTGTACGGCGGAGTGCCGCTCAACACCTGGCTCGACCGTGACCTGGGCATCTCGGGGCGGGTCACGATGCGCGACGGGACGAACCGGCTGGTGTGCATCGACCTGCCGCTGCTACGGGTTCCGCAGCTCGCCATCCATCTCGACCGTACGGTCAACGAGGGCCTCGCCCTCGACCGGCAGCGGCACACCGCCCCGATCTGGGGTCTCGGCGGGGCCGAACAGGGCGCGCTGCTCAGCCGGGTGGCGGAGGAGGCCGACGCGGACTTCTACGAGATCCTCGGCTGGGACCTGATGTTCCACGACGTACAGGCGCCCGCGTATCTCGGAGCGGACGAGGAGTTCCTGGTCTCCTCCCGCCTCGACAACCTCGTGTCGGTCCACGCGGGCGTCACCGCACTGGCCGCCGCCACGGGCCGGGAGAGCGCGTACGTACCGGTGCTGGCCGCCTTCGACCACGAGGAGGTCGGCAGCGCGTCGGAGAGCGGCGCCCAGAGCCCCCTCCTCGAACGTGTACTGAACCGGTCGGTCGCCGCGCGCGGCGGTACGCAGGAGGACCGGGAGCGGGCTTTCGCGGGCTCGTTCTGCGTATCGGCCGACATGACGCACGCCGTACACCCGAACTACCCGGAGCGCCATGACCAGGACCACCGTCCGCTGCCCAACGGTGGGCCGGTGGTGAAGGTCAACGTCAACCAGCGCTACGCCACCGACGGGCAGGGCATCGCGGTCATCGCCGCGGCGTGCGAAAGGGCCGGGACTCCGTGGCAGTCGTTCGTCTCGAACAACGCCATGCCCTGCGGTACGTCGATCGGCCCGCTCACGGCGGCCCGTACGGGCATTCCCACGGTCGATGTGGGGGTGCCGGGCCTCTCCATGCACTCGGCGCGTGAGCTGTGCGGAACGCAGGACCCGTGGCTGCTGGCCCAGGTGCTCACCGAATTCGTCACGGCGGGCTAG
- a CDS encoding thioesterase II family protein translates to MEETFLICLPFAGAGASFFTPWQDLAPEGLRILPVQLPGREQRFVEPPHTDATAAVDEAYALTTAQLGEGARVAVFGHSLGAVLAYELAHRLEATPGVRLDGLVVSGSPGPWTRRADHANDLPDDEFVARVRTFAGYSHVALEDPEMRALLLPTLRADVRMHETYVPTSDRPLSAPITSVRGRDDELVSAVEAAQWAWATTGRLTTAELDGGHMYVTERAEALLRLAAGELRTARAR, encoded by the coding sequence GTGGAAGAGACCTTCCTCATCTGCCTGCCCTTCGCCGGAGCGGGGGCTTCGTTCTTCACGCCGTGGCAGGACCTGGCACCCGAGGGCCTGCGCATCCTCCCCGTGCAGCTTCCCGGCCGCGAGCAGCGCTTCGTCGAGCCCCCGCACACCGACGCCACCGCGGCGGTGGACGAGGCGTACGCCCTGACGACCGCTCAGCTCGGCGAAGGCGCCCGGGTGGCCGTGTTCGGCCACAGCCTGGGGGCGGTGCTGGCATATGAACTCGCGCACCGGCTCGAAGCGACGCCCGGCGTGCGTCTCGACGGTCTGGTCGTCAGCGGCTCGCCGGGCCCGTGGACCCGCCGCGCCGACCATGCGAACGACCTGCCCGACGACGAGTTCGTGGCCCGGGTCCGTACCTTCGCGGGCTACTCCCACGTGGCACTGGAGGACCCCGAGATGCGAGCGCTGCTGCTGCCGACGCTCCGTGCCGACGTACGGATGCACGAGACGTACGTTCCCACCTCGGACCGCCCGCTCTCGGCTCCCATTACCTCGGTCCGGGGCCGCGACGACGAACTGGTCAGCGCTGTGGAGGCCGCGCAGTGGGCGTGGGCGACCACCGGCAGGCTCACGACGGCCGAACTCGACGGCGGACACATGTACGTGACCGAGCGGGCGGAAGCTCTGCTGCGGCTGGCAGCGGGCGAACTCCGCACGGCCCGGGCACGATGA
- a CDS encoding mycofactocin-coupled SDR family oxidoreductase, with product MTSMGTRLSGKTALITGAARGLGRACAVAFAREGADLMLVDVAGDLPGVPYPLGSASQLAYTADLCRDEGAAVLTRPVDVRDLGQVEAAVADTVARFGCVDVLVNNAGIAAPSGKAAHEIEEHEWQLMLDVDLSGAWRTIRAVGGLMAAQGSGSIINIASTAGLVGYRHFAGYVAAKHGLVGLTKAVALDYAPRKVRVNALCPGSVRDELQVEGRMLSEIARSLDVPVDEHEETFVQAQPMNALIEPEDVAGAAVWLASDESRQVTGSVLTVDGGFTAR from the coding sequence ATGACGTCGATGGGGACGCGGCTGTCCGGCAAGACCGCGCTCATCACGGGAGCGGCGAGGGGACTGGGCCGCGCCTGCGCGGTCGCCTTCGCCCGTGAGGGCGCGGACCTGATGCTGGTCGACGTGGCCGGGGACCTGCCGGGCGTCCCCTACCCGCTCGGTTCCGCGAGCCAGCTCGCGTACACCGCCGACCTCTGCCGGGACGAAGGCGCAGCCGTGCTCACGCGTCCCGTCGATGTGCGCGACCTGGGGCAGGTGGAGGCCGCGGTGGCCGACACGGTCGCCCGCTTCGGATGCGTCGACGTACTCGTCAACAATGCGGGAATCGCGGCCCCTTCGGGCAAGGCCGCACACGAGATCGAAGAGCACGAATGGCAGCTCATGCTGGACGTCGACCTCTCCGGTGCCTGGCGGACGATCCGGGCGGTGGGCGGCCTGATGGCGGCCCAGGGCTCGGGCAGCATCATCAACATCGCCTCGACCGCTGGCCTCGTGGGCTACCGCCACTTCGCGGGTTACGTGGCGGCGAAGCACGGACTGGTCGGCCTGACCAAGGCCGTCGCGCTGGACTACGCTCCGCGCAAGGTCCGCGTCAACGCGCTGTGCCCGGGCTCCGTACGGGACGAACTGCAAGTCGAGGGCCGGATGCTCTCCGAGATCGCCCGGTCCCTGGACGTACCGGTCGACGAGCACGAGGAGACGTTCGTCCAGGCCCAGCCGATGAATGCCCTGATCGAGCCCGAGGACGTCGCCGGGGCGGCCGTCTGGCTGGCGTCGGACGAGTCCCGGCAAGTGACCGGAAGCGTGCTCACCGTAGACGGCGGCTTCACCGCCCGCTGA
- a CDS encoding amino acid adenylation domain-containing protein — MPHIPAPAALSRIVPADCPPSAHCHALSVRLPDGGDADGFGRALDAAVRLWWPEAAERWPVLWRETVRAVASSDAAERRLYAETHRPVSIASGLMLRAVLLEYADGPADLVLTAHRQRLDARSLAGVADVVLGRVPAGEFHVAQGAPADTSPVRSGPGGRIEWAGTGVVVSTALDGTSNDPLACVVAAAALVAGRYEGRAATEVGVLAAGADRSGETLGAFDEAWVQAVDLSEGCTAGQLLDAVRAAWPGSYEGGRPVVGVLGDGGLSGGTAPQATRTPTPDAPHHLPCQTAPFPLTLTLRTTTSPDGGLALDLHHQLRHVDDATARAFVRHVARAYQQLTASPDQPVADIALLDAAEAETRLALGRPARDPHPRRPRPRRIDALFDEQADLRPTATALTHDGRTLTYAHLRERAELRAAGLRAAGVRAGERVGICLERSADLVVVMLAVLKADAVYVPLDPAHPPARLTYTAQDAGLRLIVTDLDAFPRDDTDVRTLSPADLAVAGTEAMAATQAKAARTHPARAPQEAAYVIYTSGSTGRPKGVVVPHANVAALLDATRDDFGLGADDTWTLFHSSAFDFSVWEIWGALLTGARLVVVDYWVSRSPAEFRELLMRERVTVLNQTPSAFGQLMEADRPHRPELPLRLVVFGGEPLDTRPLLGWFDRYPENRCRLVNMFGITETTVHVTAQTVTRREAMAGSRSVGRPLPGWYLYVLDAQGRPVPTGTAGEIWVGGAGVALEYLGRPELTAERFVPDPYRQEGRVYRSGDLGRLRPDGTLEHLGRLDSQVKIRGFRIELDEIRSVLLDDPAVTSAAVVLGGDALKDAAGVRIDAYVVLLEGQFAEAAAAAVRRRAAKLLPDYMVPTTVTPLPALPLTANGKLDVRELPEPKPEPQPEAQPQPEDEPAPAPASTVQASNPLAEVWESVLGVPVGPDDNFFDLGGNSLYAVRVAAALRERGLPPVSLRQLYTTPTVRELTVAQTSGTLPGAHDSGAVAGH; from the coding sequence GTGCCACACATCCCTGCCCCGGCCGCCCTCTCCCGGATCGTCCCGGCGGACTGCCCGCCGTCGGCCCACTGCCACGCCCTGTCCGTACGCCTGCCCGACGGTGGTGACGCCGACGGTTTCGGCCGGGCCCTGGACGCCGCTGTCCGGCTGTGGTGGCCCGAAGCGGCGGAGCGGTGGCCGGTGCTGTGGCGGGAGACGGTCCGTGCGGTGGCGTCCAGTGACGCGGCTGAACGGCGGCTGTACGCCGAGACGCACCGCCCGGTGAGCATCGCTTCGGGACTGATGCTGCGTGCCGTGCTGCTGGAGTACGCCGACGGGCCCGCCGACCTGGTCCTGACCGCCCACCGGCAGCGCCTTGACGCCCGCTCGCTGGCCGGGGTCGCGGACGTGGTGCTGGGGCGGGTGCCGGCCGGGGAGTTCCATGTGGCTCAGGGAGCCCCGGCCGACACCTCGCCGGTGCGGTCCGGACCCGGCGGCCGGATCGAGTGGGCGGGGACGGGCGTGGTGGTGAGTACGGCACTTGACGGTACGTCCAATGATCCGCTGGCGTGTGTGGTCGCTGCTGCGGCTTTGGTGGCGGGGCGGTACGAGGGGCGGGCGGCGACGGAGGTCGGCGTACTGGCGGCGGGGGCGGACCGGTCCGGGGAGACTCTTGGTGCGTTTGACGAGGCGTGGGTCCAGGCTGTCGACCTCTCTGAGGGGTGCACGGCGGGACAGCTGCTGGACGCGGTCCGGGCGGCGTGGCCAGGCTCGTACGAGGGGGGCCGCCCTGTCGTCGGCGTGTTGGGCGACGGGGGCCTCAGTGGGGGAACTGCGCCGCAGGCAACCCGCACCCCCACCCCCGATGCCCCGCACCACCTCCCCTGCCAAACTGCCCCCTTTCCCCTCACACTGACCCTCCGCACCACCACCAGCCCCGACGGCGGCCTCGCCCTCGACCTGCACCATCAGCTCCGACACGTCGACGACGCCACCGCGCGTGCCTTCGTCCGCCACGTGGCCCGCGCCTACCAGCAGTTGACCGCATCCCCCGACCAACCCGTCGCCGACATCGCCCTGCTCGACGCCGCCGAAGCTGAAACCCGGCTCGCCCTCGGCCGCCCCGCACGCGACCCGCACCCGCGCCGCCCGCGCCCCCGCCGCATCGACGCCCTCTTCGACGAACAGGCAGACCTGCGCCCCACCGCGACCGCCCTCACCCACGACGGCCGCACCCTGACCTACGCGCACCTTCGCGAACGGGCGGAGCTCCGTGCCGCCGGGCTGCGCGCCGCCGGGGTGCGGGCGGGGGAGCGGGTCGGTATCTGCCTGGAGCGGTCCGCCGACCTCGTGGTGGTCATGCTCGCGGTACTGAAGGCCGATGCGGTGTACGTACCGCTGGACCCGGCGCACCCACCGGCCCGGCTGACGTACACCGCACAGGACGCGGGCCTGCGCCTGATCGTGACGGACCTCGACGCCTTCCCCCGCGACGACACGGACGTCCGCACCCTCAGCCCCGCAGACCTGGCCGTCGCAGGCACGGAAGCCATGGCGGCCACGCAAGCCAAGGCAGCCCGCACCCACCCCGCCCGCGCCCCGCAGGAAGCCGCGTACGTCATCTACACCTCGGGCTCCACCGGCCGCCCCAAGGGCGTCGTCGTGCCGCACGCCAACGTGGCCGCGCTGTTGGACGCCACCCGCGACGACTTCGGCCTCGGCGCCGACGACACCTGGACGCTCTTCCACTCCAGCGCGTTCGACTTCTCCGTCTGGGAAATCTGGGGCGCACTGCTGACCGGCGCGAGGCTGGTCGTAGTGGACTACTGGGTGTCCCGGTCACCCGCCGAGTTCCGCGAACTGCTCATGCGCGAACGCGTGACAGTGCTCAACCAGACCCCCTCGGCATTCGGCCAGCTCATGGAGGCCGACCGGCCCCACCGGCCCGAACTGCCGCTGCGGCTCGTCGTCTTCGGCGGCGAGCCGCTCGACACGCGCCCGCTGCTCGGCTGGTTCGACCGCTACCCGGAGAACCGGTGCCGGCTGGTGAACATGTTCGGCATCACCGAGACCACCGTCCACGTCACGGCGCAGACGGTGACCCGCCGCGAGGCGATGGCCGGTTCACGCTCCGTGGGCCGTCCGCTGCCCGGCTGGTACCTGTACGTGCTCGACGCGCAGGGCAGGCCCGTGCCGACCGGAACGGCGGGCGAGATCTGGGTCGGCGGCGCGGGCGTCGCACTGGAGTACCTGGGGCGCCCGGAGCTGACCGCCGAACGCTTCGTGCCCGATCCCTACCGGCAGGAGGGCCGCGTCTACCGCAGCGGCGACCTCGGCAGACTCCGCCCCGACGGCACCCTGGAACATCTCGGGCGGCTCGACAGCCAGGTCAAGATACGCGGCTTCCGGATCGAACTGGACGAGATCCGCAGCGTCCTCCTCGACGACCCGGCGGTCACCTCCGCCGCCGTAGTGCTCGGCGGCGATGCGCTGAAGGACGCGGCGGGCGTACGAATCGACGCGTACGTGGTGCTGCTCGAAGGGCAGTTCGCCGAAGCGGCCGCGGCCGCGGTACGGCGGCGAGCCGCGAAACTGCTGCCCGACTACATGGTGCCGACGACGGTGACGCCTCTGCCCGCGCTCCCGCTCACAGCGAACGGGAAGCTGGACGTACGCGAACTTCCCGAGCCGAAGCCCGAGCCCCAGCCCGAGGCCCAGCCCCAGCCCGAGGACGAACCCGCGCCCGCGCCCGCGTCCACCGTCCAGGCCAGCAATCCCCTGGCCGAGGTCTGGGAATCCGTACTCGGCGTACCCGTCGGCCCCGACGACAACTTCTTCGACCTGGGCGGCAACTCGCTCTACGCCGTCCGAGTAGCCGCAGCACTCCGGGAACGCGGGCTGCCGCCCGTCTCGCTCCGCCAGCTGTATACAACCCCGACCGTCCGTGAGTTGACGGTAGCTCAGACTTCCGGAACCCTCCCCGGAGCCCATGATTCCGGGGCTGTGGCGGGCCATTGA
- a CDS encoding SGNH/GDSL hydrolase family protein yields MNRPKLRSRAVHTMTAAVLAIGTVLAAGPTSAADRTTESGASPASAARGTTPVVTWAASTDRLTTAGAFPDRTYRLVVRTSAGGTGMRIRLSNAFGDQPVTFGRAFAGLRSSGASLVPGTNRPLSFGGSPSVTVPPGGSVYSDQLPGTLPPQSDLAVSLYVRSAGGVATGHKMALQTSYIAPVGDHASGDSATPYTQRITSWFYLDAVTVGARRGTGAVATLGDSITDGAISTRDTNRRWPDFLARRLDADPGSRIKGVANEGISGNKVLKDGSGESALKRLDRDVLSQRGVRTMVLLEGVNDIKGVPAPTAAEVIAGYRQLIARSHAAGVCVVGATVMPYEGWREWTPGGEAVRQEVNAFIRDSGAFDAVVDFDKAVRDPAAPSRILPAYNSGDHLHPNDAGMRTMSDTVDLKSLRCSRHQ; encoded by the coding sequence ATGAACAGACCCAAGTTACGCAGCCGCGCCGTGCACACCATGACCGCCGCCGTCCTCGCCATCGGGACAGTCCTCGCCGCCGGCCCCACGTCCGCCGCCGACCGGACGACCGAGTCCGGCGCATCCCCCGCATCCGCCGCCCGGGGCACCACCCCCGTCGTCACCTGGGCCGCCAGCACCGACCGGCTGACCACCGCCGGCGCCTTCCCGGATCGTACGTACCGGCTCGTCGTGCGCACCAGCGCGGGCGGCACCGGGATGCGGATCCGGCTCTCCAACGCCTTCGGCGACCAGCCGGTGACATTCGGCCGCGCCTTCGCCGGACTCCGCTCCTCGGGCGCCTCCCTGGTGCCCGGCACCAACCGCCCGCTGTCCTTCGGCGGGTCGCCCTCGGTCACCGTCCCGCCCGGCGGATCCGTCTACAGCGACCAGCTGCCCGGGACGCTGCCGCCACAGTCCGATCTCGCCGTCAGTCTGTACGTACGCAGCGCCGGCGGCGTCGCGACCGGGCACAAGATGGCCCTCCAGACGTCGTACATCGCCCCCGTCGGCGACCACGCCTCCGGCGACTCCGCCACGCCCTACACCCAGCGGATCACCTCCTGGTTCTACCTCGACGCGGTGACGGTCGGCGCCCGGCGCGGCACCGGCGCCGTGGCCACGCTCGGCGACTCCATCACCGACGGAGCCATCTCGACCCGGGACACCAACCGCCGCTGGCCGGACTTCCTCGCCCGCAGGCTGGACGCCGATCCCGGCTCGCGCATCAAGGGCGTCGCGAACGAGGGGATCTCCGGCAACAAGGTCCTCAAGGACGGGTCGGGCGAGAGCGCGCTCAAGCGGCTCGACCGGGACGTCCTGTCCCAGCGGGGCGTGCGCACCATGGTCCTGCTCGAAGGGGTCAACGACATCAAGGGCGTCCCCGCGCCCACCGCCGCCGAGGTGATCGCCGGCTACCGGCAGCTCATCGCCAGGTCGCACGCAGCCGGCGTATGCGTGGTCGGCGCGACCGTCATGCCGTACGAAGGCTGGCGGGAATGGACGCCGGGCGGGGAAGCCGTGCGCCAGGAGGTCAATGCCTTCATCCGCGACAGCGGCGCCTTCGACGCGGTGGTCGACTTCGACAAAGCGGTCAGGGACCCGGCCGCACCGTCCCGGATCCTTCCGGCGTACAACAGCGGAGACCATCTCCACCCCAATGACGCGGGGATGCGGACGATGAGCGACACCGTCGATCTGAAGAGCCTGCGCTGCTCAAGGCATCAGTAG